The Jiangella alba genome includes the window TGGCCGGACCGGTCGCCGCGGGCGAGCAGATCACCCGCGAGGACCTCGAGACCACGCAGGTCGCCTCCGAGCTCGACAGCCTCATCCCCGAGTCGCAGGCCGAGGACGTCGTCGGACGGTACGCCCGGGTCGCGCTGGCGCAGGGCCAGCTGCTCGACACCACCATGCTGGAGACCCAGGCGCCGCTGTCGGAGGGCCAGACCGCGGTCGGCGCGTTCCTCGCGCAGGGCTTCCTGCCGGCCGGCGGGCTGCGGGCCGGCGACATCGTCGACCTCGTGTCCATCGTCACCGGCGAGGGCAAGACCGTCGTCGAGGGCGCCCGGGTCGCGTCGGCCACCGCGGCCGAGGGCACCGGCGACACCGGCGGCGGGGCCGGCTCGATGGTCACGCTGCTGGTCGACCGCGGCGACGCCGCCACCGTCGGCGGCCTGGCCGCCACCAACCAGCTGGTCGTCACGCTGGTCGAGCGGGGCACCCCGTTCGGCTCCGAGGAGGACTGACCAGGTGCTCATCGCGTTCGCGTCCGCCAAGGGCTCCCCGGGCGTGACCACCACGGTCAACGCCCTCGGCGCCATCTGGCCGCACGACGTCGTGGTCGCCGACTTCGACCCCGCCGGCGGCGACCTCGCGCTGCGCCACCGCGACCCCGAGGGCGAGCCGCTCGACCCCGAGCGCGGCCTGCTGTCGCTGGCCGCCGCCGCGCGCCGGGGCGTCGCCGAGGCCCACCTGGCCGAGCACCTGCAGACCGCCGACGGCGGCCTCGACGTGCTGGCCGGCGTCACCCGGCCCGAGCAGCTCACCGGCATCGGCTCGGCCTGGCCCGCGCTCGGCACCATGCTCAAGAACATGCCGGTCGACGTGCTGGTCGACTGCGGGCGCATCGTCCCCGGCACACCGCTGCTGCCGGTCATGAACGCCGCCGACGCCGTCGTGTTCGTGGTCCGCCCGGGCATCGAGTACTACGCGCACCTGCGCGAGCGGCTGCGCTGGCTGGCCGAGCCGCTGCAGATCGGCTCGGCCGGCAGCATCCCGGTCGGCATCGCGCTGGTCACCGACAGCCGCGACACCGCGGGCCCGCGCGACCTCGACCGCCTGCTGCAGCACGACGGCCACCAGGTCACCGTGCTGGGCCGCATCGCCGACGACCCCAAGGCGGCGGGCGCGCTGGCCGGCCGGTGGAGCCGTCGCATCGACCGCTCGCTGCTCGTCCGCTCGGCCCGCGAGCTCAGCGACTCCGTGCGCCGGCTGGCCGAGGCACACACGCGCATCCCGAGCAGGAGCTGACCACGGTGGACCAGAACCTCGTCCGCACCCTCCGCGAGGAGGTCGCCGACACCCTCGCCCGGCAGCGCCGCGACGACGCCTCCAACGGCATCCCGCCGATGTCGGGCGAGGACGAGCGGCAGTTCGCCCGCGCCGTCATCAGCCGGGTCCTCGACGCGCACGCCCGGACCGAGATCGGGGCCGGCCGCACGCCGCCGTCGGCGGAGGAAGAGGAGGAGATCTCCTCCGGCATCCACGCCGCGCTGTTCGGCGTCGGCCGGCTGCAGCCGCTGCTCGACGACCTCGACGTCGAGAACATCGACATCAACGGCTGCGACAACGTCTTCATCCAGTACTCCGACGGCCGCGAGGTCAACGGCGCGCCGGTCGCCGAGAGCGACGACGAGCTGGTCGAGCTGGTGCAGATCCTGGGTGCCTACTCGGGCCTCACCAGCCGCCCGTTCGACTCCGCGAACCCGCAGCTCGACCTCCGCCTGCCCGACGGCAGCCGGCTCTCGGCCGTCATGGGTGTGTGTGCCCGGCCGGCCATCTCGATCCGCCGTGCCCGGCTGTCGCGGGTGCACCTCGACGACCTCGTCGGCTACGGCTCGGTGACCGAGGAGCTGGCCGCGTTCCTGTCCGCCGCCGTCGCGGCGCGCAAGAACATCATGATCGCCGGGGCCACCAACGCCGGCAAGACCACCATGCTGCGGGCGCTGGCGAACGAGATCCCGGCGGGCGAGCGGCTGATCACCGTCGAGCGGGCGCTCGAGCTGGGGCTGGGCGAGTTCGCCGACCTGCACCCGAACGTCGTCGCGTTCGAGGAGCGGCTGCCCAACTCCGAGGGCCTGGGCGCCATCACCATGGCCGAGCTGGTCCGCCGCAGCCTGCGCATGAACCCCAGCCGGGTCATCGTCGGCGAGGTGCTGGGCGACGAGATCGTCACCATGCTCAACGCCATGAGCCAGGGCAACGACGGCTCGCTGTCGACCATCCACGCCAACAGCTCGATCGAGGTGTTCAACCGCATCTCGACCTACGCCATCCAGTCGGTCGAGCGGTTGCCGGTCGAGGCGACGATGATGCTGATCGCCGGCGCCATCGACTTCGTGGTGTTCGTCGAGAAGCGCAACGAGTTCGCCGAGGGCGGCCGGCTGCGCCGGTTCGTGTCCAGCATCCGCGAGATCAACGGCGTCGACGGCCGGGTGCTGTCCAGCGAGATCTTCGCCTCCGGCCCCGACGGCGTCGCCGTGCCGGCCGCGCCCATCGCCTGCATCGAGGACCTCGTCGCGGTGGGCTACGACGCCAACGCGGGCGTGATCGCGTGAGCCCCACCATCCTGCTGATCACCCTCATCGGCGCCGTCGTCGGCGCCGGGGTGCTGCTGCTGATCGTCGCGATCCGCGGCAGCGAGCCGAAGCCGCCGTCGCCGGGCTCGAACCGGTCGGTGGTCGAGCGGCTGGGGCGGCAGACGGTGTACGGCATCGTCGCCGGCATCGCGGCGCTGGCGCTGACCCGCTGGCCGGTCGCGGCCGTCGGGGCCGGCCTGCTGGTCGCGTTCTGGCCGGCGCTGTTCGGCGGGGCGAAGGAGGAGCGCACCTCGATCGCCCGGCTGGAGGGCCTGGCGTCGTGGACCGAGTCGCTGCGCGACACCATCGCCGGCGCCGTCGGCCTCGAGCAGGCCATCCCCGCCACGGTGTACGCGGCGTCGCCGTCCATCCAGCCGCAGCTGCGGCTGCTGGCCGACCGGCTGCGCATCCGCATGCCGATGCCCGAGGCGCTGGAGCGCTTCGCCGACGACCTCGACGACGCCAGCGCCGACCTCGTCGTGTCGGCACTGATCCTCAACGCCCGGCTGCGCGGGCCGGGCCTGCGGCAGGTGCTGTCGTCGCTGGCCGACTCCGCGCGCGCCGAGCTCGACATGCGCCAGCGGGTCATGGCCGGCCGGGCCAGCACCCGCCGCTCGGTGCAGATCGTCGTCGGCGTCAGCCTGTTCTTCATGATCGGCCTGTCGATCGTCAACCGCGACTTCGTCGAGCCGTACAACTCGCCCGCCGGGCAGATCGTGCTGGGTGTCGTCATCGGGATCTTCGCCATCGGCTTCCTCTGGATGCGCCGGCTGGCGAAGTTCGAGATGCCGGGCCGGTTCCTGGTCACGGCCGAGCCGGGGGAGGTGCGGGCGTGACGCTGGTCCTGGTCGCGGGCGCCATCGCCGGCGCGGGCGCGCTGCTGCTCGGCTACGTGCTGTCGGTGCCGCGCGTCAACCCGGCGGCCGCGCTGGCCCGGCTCGACGCCGAGCGCAGCCGGGCCCGTCGCGACCGCCTCACCGCCGCCACCGTCACGTCCGGCAGCGGCGAGTCCGCGGCGATGCGCCGGTTCGGCGGGCGGCTGCGCGGCCTGCTGGAGGGCGCGGGGCTCAACCTCGGCTCGCTGCGCCGCGACCTCTCGCTGCTCGGCAAGTCCGTCGAGGGCCACCTCGCGACGTCGGTGCTGGCCGCGCTGGTCGGCTTCCTGATGCCGGTGGTCCTGGCCGCGATCCTCTCGGTCGCGCAGATCGGGTTGAGCATTCCGGCCGGCACCATCGTGGGCATCGTCCTCGCGCTGATCTTCGGGCTGATCCCGACGCTGTCGGCGCGGTCCAGCGCGGCCGACCGCCGCCGCGACTTCCGCCACGTCGTCGGTTCGTTCCTCGACCTCGTCGCGATGAACCTCGCCGGCGGCCGCGGCGTCCCCGAGGCGCTGCAGTCGGCGTCGGCGCTCAGCGACGGATGGGCCATGGTGCGCATCCGCGATACGCTGCTGACCGCCCGGTTGCACGGCGTCACCCCGTGGGCGGCGCTCGGCGAACTGGGCGACGAGGTCGGCGTCGACGAACTGCGCGACCTCGCCGCGGCGCTGGCGCTGGTCGCCGAGGACGGCGCCAAGGTGCGCGAGTCGCTGGCCGCGCGGGCCGGCTCGCTGCGGCGTCGCGAACTGGCCGAGATCGAGGGGAAGGCCGGGCAGCGGTCGCAGTCCATGCTGGTCGCCCAGCTGGTGCTGTGCTGCGGGTTCCTGCTCTTCCTCGTGTACCCCGCGTTGATGGGGGTGCTGGAGCAGAGTTGACGACCTTCGCGAACCGAACCACCCACCTGACGAGGACGAGGAGACGTCCCTGATGAACACCCCCCTCTCGCCGGCCACACCCATCGGCTGGCTGTTGCTGAGCCTGCAGGTGCACACCGAGCGGGCCCGGCGCGCCCCCGAGCGCGGCGCGTCGGCCATCGAGTTCGTCATCATCACGGCGATCCTCGTGGCCCTCGCCGCCGCCGTCGGCGTGGTGATCTACCGGCTCGTCACCGACGAGGCCGAGTCCATCGACATCCCGGACGCCCCCGGCGGCGGGCTCTGACAAGGCGATGAACGTCGTCCAGGCGCGGCTCGCACGGCTGCGGTCGAGACCGGAGCGGGGTGCGAGCGCCATCGAGCTCGCGCTGTACACCCCGATCATGTTCTTGATCATCTTCATCATCGTGCAGTTCTCGCTGACCTGGCACGGCAACCAGATCGCGGCCGCGGCGGCGCGTGAGGCGGCCCGGACGGCGCGCATCGGCGGCGGCACCCCGGAGGCGCTGGCGGCGGCCGAGGCCCGCGGCCGCGAGTACGCCGACGCCGTCGGCAACGGCCACCTGGTGATCACCGAGATCAACGCCATCCAGGTGGGCGAGAACGTCCGCGTCACCGTCCGCGGCCGGTCGACGGAGATCATCAACAACCTGGCGCCCGAGGTCACCCAGACCATCGAGGGCCCCATCGAGCAGTTCGTACCGGACCTGTGACGGGCCGGCTGAGAGCCGCGCGTGCGGCGAGGAGAGAGGAGGGATCCATGGCCATCGAGGTCGTGATCCTCGCCCCTGTCCTCATCGCGATCATGATGCTGATCGTCGGGCTCGGCCGGTACGTCGACCGTCGCGGCGACGTCGAGGCGATGGCCCGCGACGCCGTGCGCTCGGCGTCGCTGCAGCGCGACGTGTCGTCAGCCCGGCAGGCGGCGCAGGCCATCGTCGACAGCACCCGCCCCGGCGGCGTCACCTGCGCGCCGGTGCAGCTCGGCGGCACCTTCGCGCCCGGCGAGATGATCAGCGTCACGGTCACCTGCCAGGTCAGCTTCGACGGCCTCGGTTTCGCCGGCTTCCCGGGCTCCACGACGCTCGAGGGCGAGAGCTTCGCACCCATCGACGAGCTGCGGGGGACGCTGTGAGGCGGGCTGCGCGGTCGGAGCGGGGCGCCATCAGCGCCATGGTCGTCACGCTGACGGTCATGCTGTTCATGCTGGCCGGGCTGGTCATCGACGGAGGGTTCGCCATCAACGCGCGGCAGCGACTGTACGACGACGCCGAACAGGCGGCCCGCGCGGCCGCGAACCAGATCGACATCGAGGCGTTGCGCGAGACGGGTCAGGTGGTCCTGCTGGAGGCCGAGGCACGGCAGGCCGCCGTCGAGTACATGACCGCGCGCGGCTACACCGCCGGACAGGTGACGGTGAACTTCAACGGCGACGAGGTGTCCGTTCACGCCGAGGACCGGGTGAACACCTCGCTGCTGCAACTGATCTTCATCGACGACTTCCCCATCGAGGGGGAGGCCACGTCACGCCCGGCGGTCGGCATCACGGGGGAGTTGTGATGAACGAGAGCAGGGGACGCCGCGCGTCGCGGCCACAGACCCGGACGGAGCGCACGTCGCGGCCGGTGTCGCCGATCGAGGCGTCGGGCACGGCCACCGCGTCGCTGCGCGAGACCGGACCGCAGCGGTTCCAGCGCCGCGGCGTGCCGGAGGCCAAGCGCAGCATGCCGCAGGCCGTCGCGGCCGGGTTCGCGCTGGCGCTGCTGGTCATCGGTGTGCCGGTGCTGCTGCTGATCCTCGGCGGCCCGCCGCCGATCCCGACGTCGATGCCCGGGCGCGACGACCTCACCGCCACCATCGGCGCCGAGCAGCTGGTCGGCGTCCTGCTGTGGGTGGTGTGGCTGGCCTGGCTGCAGTTCACCATCTGCGTGCTGACGGAGCTGCGCAGCGCGGTCCGCGGCGTCGGGCTGCCCGGACGGGTTCCGCTGTCCGGCCCGACGCAGCGCTTCGCCCGCGCGCTGGTCGCGTCGGTGCTGGTCGCCACCGCGGCGGTCGGCCAGGCGGCGGCCGCCTCCCCGGCCGCGGCGCCCGAGGCGCCCACCGTCGGCACCAGCGTCACGGCCGAGGCCTACGACGGCCAGGCCGAGGTCACCGTCCAGCAGGAGGCGCCGGCCGCCGCCGCGCCCGTCGACGGCGAGGTCGAGTACCGCCTCGGCGACATGGTGCTCGACCCCGAGGAGGGCGCCGAGCTGGTCGGTCAGAAGGTCTACATCGTGCAGCCGCCCGACGGCCGCTACCACGACAACCTCTGGGACATCGCCGAGCGCACCCTCGGCGACGGCCGCCGCTACCAGGAGATCTTCGAGCTGAACCGCGGCCGCGAGCAGCCCGACGGCCACGAGCTGTCGCTGGCCCGGCTGATCTACCCGAACTGGCTGCTGATCGTGCCGGCCGACGCCGCGGGTGTCGGCGTCGTCACCGCCGAGGCGCCGGCGCCCGAGACGCCGCCCCCGCCGCCGGCCCCGCCGGTCGGGTCCGAGGAGGGCGGTGGCCAGCAGGAGGGCATCGGCGAGACCGGCGCCGGACTGTTCGCCGACTTCGTCGCCACCGGCGAGGCCGAGTCCGTCAACACCAACCCGCACGCCGGCCTCATCGACGCCGGGCTGCTGGCCGCGGGCGTGCTGGCCGCGCTGGAGCTCATGCGCCGCCGCCGGCGCACGCCCGAGCCGGGCGCCGACGAGGTCGAGGCCGAGGTGGCGCTGCGCATCGGCGCCGACCCCGACCGCGCCCGCTGGCTCGACTACGCGCTGCGGCACCTGGCGGCGTCCTGCCAGGAGGCCGGCCGGCCGCTGCCCCCGGTGTACACCGCCGTGGTCGACAGCGCCTCGGTCGAGCTGCTGCTGGCGCCGGCCCGGGTCGACGCGCCGGAGCCGTGGTCGGTGCTCGACGAGGGCCGCCGCTGGATCCTGAACCGCGCCGACGTCGCCGTCGACCCCGAGCTGCGCGGCCGCGTGCTGGCCCCGTACCCGGGCCTGGTCTCGCTGGGCCGCAGCGGCGACCGCGACGTCCTCGTCGACCTCGAGGCGGCCGGCGGCCCGATCTGCATCGACGGCGACCCGGAGGCCACCTTCGAGGTGGTCACCGCGCTGGCCGTCGAGCTGGCCACCAACCAGTGGTCCGACCACCTGCGGGTCACCGCGGACGGCCTGCCCGACGCGCTCAGCGTCTTCGACCCGGGCCGGCTGCGGCTGGTCGACGGTGTCGAGCCGCTGCTGCCTGAGCTGGCCGCCCGCCGCGCCGACCGCCTGGGCACCGACGTGCTCACCGGCCGGGTCCGCCCGGGCGGGGCCGGCAACTGGATGCCCGAGTACCTCGTGCTCGGCACGCCGCCCACCGGCGAGCTGGCCGAGCAGCTGGTGGCGCTGACGAACGCCGCGGGGCGCTCGCCCCTGGGCGTGGTCTGCGCCGGCGAGGTGCCGGGCGCGCGCTGGCGCATCCACGTCGACGCCGCCGGCACCCTGGAGCTGCCCGCGCTCGGGCTGTCGGTGCGGGCCAACCAGCTGTCGTGGCGCAGCATCGAGGCGCTGGTCGGCCTGGTCGACCCGGACCGCAGCCACGACCCCGACCCCGGCGCGCCGAACCTCAACGAGGCCT containing:
- a CDS encoding TadE/TadG family type IV pilus assembly protein, which translates into the protein MNVVQARLARLRSRPERGASAIELALYTPIMFLIIFIIVQFSLTWHGNQIAAAAAREAARTARIGGGTPEALAAAEARGREYADAVGNGHLVITEINAIQVGENVRVTVRGRSTEIINNLAPEVTQTIEGPIEQFVPDL
- a CDS encoding CpaF family protein, yielding MDQNLVRTLREEVADTLARQRRDDASNGIPPMSGEDERQFARAVISRVLDAHARTEIGAGRTPPSAEEEEEISSGIHAALFGVGRLQPLLDDLDVENIDINGCDNVFIQYSDGREVNGAPVAESDDELVELVQILGAYSGLTSRPFDSANPQLDLRLPDGSRLSAVMGVCARPAISIRRARLSRVHLDDLVGYGSVTEELAAFLSAAVAARKNIMIAGATNAGKTTMLRALANEIPAGERLITVERALELGLGEFADLHPNVVAFEERLPNSEGLGAITMAELVRRSLRMNPSRVIVGEVLGDEIVTMLNAMSQGNDGSLSTIHANSSIEVFNRISTYAIQSVERLPVEATMMLIAGAIDFVVFVEKRNEFAEGGRLRRFVSSIREINGVDGRVLSSEIFASGPDGVAVPAAPIACIEDLVAVGYDANAGVIA
- a CDS encoding pilus assembly protein TadG-related protein, whose protein sequence is MRRAARSERGAISAMVVTLTVMLFMLAGLVIDGGFAINARQRLYDDAEQAARAAANQIDIEALRETGQVVLLEAEARQAAVEYMTARGYTAGQVTVNFNGDEVSVHAEDRVNTSLLQLIFIDDFPIEGEATSRPAVGITGEL
- a CDS encoding type II secretion system F family protein, with translation MSPTILLITLIGAVVGAGVLLLIVAIRGSEPKPPSPGSNRSVVERLGRQTVYGIVAGIAALALTRWPVAAVGAGLLVAFWPALFGGAKEERTSIARLEGLASWTESLRDTIAGAVGLEQAIPATVYAASPSIQPQLRLLADRLRIRMPMPEALERFADDLDDASADLVVSALILNARLRGPGLRQVLSSLADSARAELDMRQRVMAGRASTRRSVQIVVGVSLFFMIGLSIVNRDFVEPYNSPAGQIVLGVVIGIFAIGFLWMRRLAKFEMPGRFLVTAEPGEVRA
- a CDS encoding SAF domain-containing protein; this translates as MAGTTQTTDAANERQRAREQRGIRSNQRVRADSTRLPSPPRQRRPALAALAVLLIVGGAAVAALLAMRVDERTPVLVLAGPVAAGEQITREDLETTQVASELDSLIPESQAEDVVGRYARVALAQGQLLDTTMLETQAPLSEGQTAVGAFLAQGFLPAGGLRAGDIVDLVSIVTGEGKTVVEGARVASATAAEGTGDTGGGAGSMVTLLVDRGDAATVGGLAATNQLVVTLVERGTPFGSEED
- a CDS encoding type II secretion system F family protein; the encoded protein is MTLVLVAGAIAGAGALLLGYVLSVPRVNPAAALARLDAERSRARRDRLTAATVTSGSGESAAMRRFGGRLRGLLEGAGLNLGSLRRDLSLLGKSVEGHLATSVLAALVGFLMPVVLAAILSVAQIGLSIPAGTIVGIVLALIFGLIPTLSARSSAADRRRDFRHVVGSFLDLVAMNLAGGRGVPEALQSASALSDGWAMVRIRDTLLTARLHGVTPWAALGELGDEVGVDELRDLAAALALVAEDGAKVRESLAARAGSLRRRELAEIEGKAGQRSQSMLVAQLVLCCGFLLFLVYPALMGVLEQS
- a CDS encoding TadE family protein, translated to MAIEVVILAPVLIAIMMLIVGLGRYVDRRGDVEAMARDAVRSASLQRDVSSARQAAQAIVDSTRPGGVTCAPVQLGGTFAPGEMISVTVTCQVSFDGLGFAGFPGSTTLEGESFAPIDELRGTL